From a region of the Triticum aestivum cultivar Chinese Spring chromosome 7D, IWGSC CS RefSeq v2.1, whole genome shotgun sequence genome:
- the LOC123168107 gene encoding bidirectional sugar transporter SWEET6b, with product MVSADVARNIVGIIGNVISFGLFLSPVPTFWRIYKAKDVEEFKPDPYLATLMNCLLWFFYGLPVVHPNSTLVLTINGIGLVIEGAYIIMFIIYAAKNTRWKMLGVLAIEAAFMAAVVAGVLVGAHTHEKRSMIVGILCVIFGSIMYASPLTIMGKVIRTKSVEYMPFFLSLVNFLNGLCWTGYALIKFDIYITIPNALGTIFGLVQLILYGYYYRSTPKKGKNVELPTILTKNAVTSGNVSVTIEK from the exons ATGGTTTCCGCCGACGTGGCCCGCAACATCGTGGGCATCATTGGCAATGTCATCTCCTTCGGCCTCTTCCTCTCCCCTGT GCCGACGTTCTGGCGTATCTacaaggccaaggacgtggaggAGTTCAAGCCGGACCCCTACCTGGCGACGCTCATGAACTGCCTGCTCTGGTTCTTCTACGGGCTCCCTGTCGTCCACCCCAACAGCACCCTCGTCCTCACCATCAACGGCATCGGCCTCGTCATCGAGGGCGCCTACATCATCATGTTCATCATCTACGCGGCCAAGAACACAAGG TGGAAGATGCTCGGCGTGCTCGCCATCGAGGCGGCGTTCATGGCTGCCGTGGTGGCCGGTGTGCTCGTCGGCGCCCACACCCACGAGAAGCGCTCCATGATCGTAGGCATCCTCTGCGTCATCTTCGGCTCCATCATGTACGCCTCCCCGCTCACCATCATG GGTAAAGTGATCAGGACCAAGAGTGTGGAGTACATGCCATTCTTCCTGTCGCTGGTAAACTTCCTCAACGGTCTCTGCTGGACGGGCTATGCGCTCATCAAGTTTGACATCTACATCACG ATCCCCAATGCCCTTGGTACAATCTTCGGCCTCGTCCAGCTGATCCTCTACGGGTACTACTACAGATCGACCCCCAAGAAGGGCAAGAACGTCGAACTGCCCACCATCCTCACCAAAAACGCCGTTACCAGTGGCAACGTCTCGGTCACCATTGAGAAATAA